The genomic window GGTGGGCGTCGGGGTGAACGTCGGTGTCGACGTCTTCGTCCCCGTCGGCGTCGGCCGCATATCCGGCAGTACGATCGCCTGGGTATCGCTGATCGTACCGGAGCCCGTGCTCACCGTCGCCCGCACGGTCACCGTCGTGCCGCCGAGGGCGGCGTTGTACTTCACGCACGACAGGGCATCGCCCGGCTGTGGCACCACCGGGAACGCCAGCGTGCAGGGTTGCGCCCGGCCGGTGAGACCGGGGCTGGTCACCGACACGCCGGCCGGCACCGGAGCGACGAGGCTGAACTGCACCGGCACGTCGTTCGGCACCGCTGCCCCCGTGCTGTCGGTCACCAGCGCGCTGATCACGCTGCTGAACGTCCCGTCGCCGTTGTTCGACGCCTGATTCACGAACAGCGCCACCTGGATGTGCGCTGCCACCGGCGTCGCCGTCGCGGTGCGCGTCGGGGTCATCGTCGGGGTGAAAGTGTGAGTCGGGGTGAACGTTTCGGTATTCGTCGGCGTCTGGGTGGGGCTGGGTGTCGCCGTCTTCGTACCGGTCGCGGTTGGCCGCAGATCGGGAAGAACGAGCGCCTGCGTGTTGCTGACCGTTCCCGAACCCGTGGACACCTCGGCACGGACAGTGACCGACGTCAGGCTGAGGGCCTGGTCGTACTTGATGCACGACAGCGCATCGCCGGGCTGAGCCACGACCGGGAAGCCCAGAGTGCATGGGGCACCCGCGCCGGTAAGGCCCGGACTGGTCACCGACACTCCCGGAACCGGGCTCACCAGACTGAACTGCACCGGGATACCGTTCTGCACCGCGGCGCCCGTACTGTCGGTCACCAGGGCGCTGATCACGCTGCTGAACGTGCCGTCGCCGTTGTTCGACGCCTGGTTGACGAACAGCGCGACGCGGATGTTGGCGGCCGCGGGCGTCGCCGTCGGTGTGCGCGTCGGCGTCTCGGTCGCCGGAACGGGGGTAAAGCTCGCCGTCGGCGTCGGCCGGTTGTCCGGAAGCAGGATGGGCCGGACGTCCTCAAGAGTGCCGCCGCTGGCGGTCTGCACGCGGGCGCGGACCGACACCGAGGTTCCCTGCAGGCTCTGGATGTACTTGATGCACGACAGCGCGTCACCGGGCTGCGGCACCACGGTGAAGTTCACCGTACACGGCGGCGGCTGGTGGCTCAGGCCGGGGCTGGTCACCGACACGCCGGCGACCGGGCTCACCAGGCTGAACTCGACGGCCACGCCGTCACCGATGGCAACGCCGTTGACATCGGTCACCAGCGCGCCGATCACGCTGGTGAAGCTGCCGTCGCCGTTGTCGCTGCGCTGGTTCACGAACAGATCGAGTCGGATGAAGGCGGCGCCCGGGGTCGGCCGTGGGGTCGGTGTAACCGTCGGGGTCGCCACGGGCGGCTCGGTAACGGTCGGGGTCGGTGTGGCGGGCCCTTCGACCGTGACGCCTGCGGAGGCGGTGCGTCCGAGGGCGTCGCTGACCGTCAGGGTATAGTTACCCGGCAGATCGCCGGCGGTGAAGGTCACGGAGCCGCCGGAGGTCGGAACGCTGGTCGCACTCAGACAGCCACCGCCGGCAGCAATCGTGAACGGCGGCGCGCCGCCACTGACAATGAAAGTCTGACTGACACCGTTGCAACTGGTCGGCGGAGCCCCGGTGCCCGCGCGCAGAGCGGCCTGCGTCGGTACGACGGCCGGCGTCGGTGGGACCGGCGTCGCGCTCGGCACCGGCGTCGCGCTCGGCTCGATGGTCGGGGTGGGCGTTGGTGCCGCCTCGAATGTGATTGCATCCTGCACGGTCACCGAACCGTTCCCGCCCGCGGGCAACGAGTCGACGTCAGAATCGATTTCCACGATCACCGCATCGGTCGAGCTCTCGGTCGAGGTCGGCGAGTTGTCGTTAATCGTGAAAAAGAAGCGGCTGATGCCGTCGACGATAACGTTGTTGGTCTGGGCGTCCGGCAGCGTGAACGAACTGATCCCGAGGACACGTCCGCGGCGCCCGCTCACTGAGACGTTGATGGTCGATCCACCGACAATCGGATTGCCGACACCGGGGCTTCCGATCGGATCGGGATTGTCGCTGACGATCAGGGTGTAATCCACCGACCCGCCCGCCGGCACGGTGCTGCTGCCGGAACGCAGCAGGAGCACACGAGTGTGGGCGGAGAACGTGGTGCAAATCGATTCGAAGATCACCACCGGCTCGCTGCAGGAAACGGTGCCGCTGCCCTGATCGAGATCCCAGATGCCGTTGAAGTTGAGATCCACGAACTGCTCGCCGTCCTGATGCACGCCGTCGCAGTTTTCGTCGTAGTAAGGTTCGGAGATTAGCAGCAACTCGTCGCCCTCGTCGCACACGCCACTGCCGTTGGTGTCGACGAAAGGCCGCTCTCCACGCGTCGTCGCCAGACTCGCGACGATACCGTTGTCCGACACGGGGGCTTGCGACACGAGAACGCCGCCGGCCTGGCCGAGTTCGTTGGTCGGCGTCTGTTTGCCGATCGCGCCGCCGAGGGTGGTGAATGTCACCGCCGTCCCCGGCGGGACCGGGTTGCCGAACCGGTCCGCCACGAAGGCTACCAGTGCGTCCTCGAGGCCGAAGGTCACGCGGCCGGAAATGTTGGCGAACTCGTGGGTGAGACTGAAATTCGGCTGCGACGGCGGACCGCCGAGTATGCTCACGGCCGTCGAGCGGGTGATCAGCGGCGGGGTATCCATGTAGGCGGTGACCTGAACGCTAATGGCCCGTTGGCCGCTGGTCAGGGTTACCTTCACCTCGCCGTTGTCGTCGGTGACGGCCTGCGCCGGCGCCAGCGACTCGGTCGACACGCGCGCCAGGGAGAATTTCACCGTCATGCCGGCGGCGGGGTCGCCGAACGAATCGGTCACTCTGAAGGTTAGAACCGACTGTTCCGGCAGGCCGGATCCGCGCACGCCGATTTGTTGCGGTTGGGCGCCGATGAACTCGATCGCCGCGGGCTGGGCGCTGCCCGGGGTCGGGGTCGTACCGCCGCCCGTATTCTTGATCGAGAACTCGACGTTTTCGAGCTGGATACCGCCACCGGCAACGCGGACGGTACCGGTTCCCGTGGCGGTGCCGGGGGGAATAACCAGGGTGGCGTTGGCTTCGCCGTTGGCATCGGTGAGGACGGAGCGGTCGATGCTGCCGACGGTGGTCATGAACCGCAGGCGCACGTTCTCCACGGGTTGGAGGTTGGCGGCGGAAATGGTGGCGCGAACCACGCCGATGCCCTCGGCGGCGTTGCTGACGGAGATCGTTGGCGGCACGACGCGGGCAACCAGATCGTTGAGCACGCCGGGCAGCGTCAGTGCCGTGCCTCCCACGCTGCTGACGACGCCGCCGGCGCTGGCCCGCACGCGGATTTCGCTGCCCCTCTGGATGATGGGGTACTTGATGCAGGTGATGGCGTCACCCGGTTGCGAACTCACCGGAATTCCGGTTTGCACAGGGAACTGGCTCACATCGCACGGCGGCAACGCATTGGTGGTCGTGTTGCTCGAAACGACGACGTTGCGCGCGGGGTCGAACGGGTCTTCGACGCAGGTACCGCCGTCGCACTCCGTGCTGCTGCCGCACGTTTCGCCGTCGCGCGGACCGCCCGAACAAATGCGCCGCAGCATCATCTCGAAGAACACCGGGGTGCCATCCTCGACGGTATTGCCGTGGGCGTCGATCACGATGGCGCTGGCGGTCGCGAGCAGGGTGCCGTCGTTGTTGTCGATGAAGAAGCTGTTGATCGCCAGACCGATGCGGCTCACCGGGCCGGAGGTGACCGTAACCACGGTCTGTTGCTCGATCAGCGGTTTCGGCACCCCATACACGGTCGTATCCGTACACGCCGCGACGGTCACGGGCCCGGCACCCGTCCCGGCTCGGAGCTGGATCACCGCAAAGCCCGCAACGTCGGAAAGGACCGACGGATCGTCGGGATTGCACAGCGTGGTTGCCGCCGGCGTGGGCGCCGGAGTCCCTCCGGTCGGCGGCGGTAAGATCACCGCGCCTTCGGCGCTCTGCGAAGAGACCACATGGTAGTACACGCGCGCACCGGCAAGCGGATTACCGCCGTTGTCAAACACGCGGCCCAGTACGGAGCTGAGAGTCACGCCACCCGAGCCGGACACCTGAATACGGGTCGGACTCGCCCCGAGGACGATCTCGGCCGGCTCGCCCGGCGGCACGCCGGGAATGCGTCCGCCGGGAGGCACCCGCCCCTGGACGACGTAGAATGACGCCGAACCCGTGACTCCGCCGGCGGTGGCACGCACCTGGTACGGAGTATCGAGCGCCACGACGCCGACGGGCACCTCGACAAGCGAGGTCGCCACGCCGCCCTGCGACCCCACCACCTTGGTGCGGTCGACGAGTGGATTCACTCTTCCGACCGAAGTGATGAACAGCACGTCGATGTCATTGATCGGGTTGTTGTCGGCATCGAAGACGGAAGCCTTCAGATTGATCGTCCCGCCGACCTCGTTCCCTACCGACGGCGGGTCGGCCTCGAGAACGATCGCCGCCACAGGCTTATTGCTCCCCCCGGACACCACGTTGACCGTGTTGGTGCCGCTGATGCCGCACGCTGACGCCGTCAGCTTCAGTTGCCCGAACGGCGTGTCCGGCGGCAGCACGAGCTGCGACACCGCATTGCCGGCGTTGTCGGTGGCAACCACCTGCGGCGAGAAGGGCGAGATTCGCGGATCGACGTCGAAAAGGATGTTCACGTTCTGCACCGGCAGGTTGTTCTGGTCGAACGCGAAGGCGTTGACGGTCACGGTGCCGCCGCTCTGTCCGCTGATGTTGATCGGATCGGCAAGGAGGATGATGGTCCGGAGACTCTCGCACGGCTGCGGGGTGGGCGTCTGCGTCGGGCCGACGGTGCCGGTGCGCGTGGTCGTCGGAGTTCGCCCGCCGGAGCCGCGCACGATCAGGACGAACGGCACGGTCATACCGGGGAAGTCGGTTGCCGTCGCCAGCAGCTCGGATGCCCCGTCGTGCACCCCCCGGAACGTGCCGTTGAGAACGCCGCCGGCGTCGGTGAAGCCTTTTCCGTCCGGCGGGGTGAGGACCTGCAGCCCGGACCCGGCGGAGACGTAGATCGGCTGATTGGCGCGCGGCCGGTCGTTGCGATCGAGAAGCGTAACCTGGAACTCCTGGGTTTCGCCGTTGACCACGACGACGTCGTCGACCGCGAGGGTTATCGACCCGTCGCTCGTATAGACCGTGTTCTGGTTGATGACGGTGGCCGGCCTCGGCGTCGACGTCGCCTGCGGCGTCGGCGATGGCGAAGCGACCCGGGTTGCCGACGGCGGCGGCGTGGGCGACGGCGCTCGCGTCGGCGACGCCCCACCCGCGGAACCGCCACCACTGCCGCTTCCGCCTCCACCACCGCACGCGGCCACGAGGGCCGCCAGCATCAGGGATGCCCACGTATGCCGGCCGATCGCGCGTCTCATGGCCCCTCTCCTCATACTCGGGCTCGTCCGCGTCACTGCGGAAGCATGTCGCTGGGAACGCAGAACTGTCCGCTCGGACAGTTGCAGAATTCATCGAAGGTGATCGTGTAAGCGGTTTCGACCGTATACGTCCGCACCGGGTCGTTGCCCGTGAAAGCGATCTTTACGTTGGTCGCCCGGCCGAGTGCGCGCACGTTACCCTTGATGCGCTCCTTGGTCAGGAAGTCGATCAACAGAAGACCGCCGACGGTGGTCGGGGTCTTCAGGCAGGCAAACGTAGCGCTGGTCTGCCCGGGAACGATACAGTCGTTGTCGACCGCACAGCGGCGCCCTTCGACGTTGGAGCAGAAGCCGCCGAGCAGATTCGCGGCGATATCGTACTCGACATCGCCGAGGCCGAGGATCGGATCGAAGCTGAGGCGATACTTGCGCAGGACGATGTCCTGCTTCTGCTCGTTGATGAAGGTCGCGTTGAAGATGGTCTCCGTAAACAGCTCGAAAGTGATCTCGCTGAATATGAAGTCGACCGTGCAGAGACTGGGATCGACGTCGACGGCGGCGCTACCCGGATTGACCGAGTCCTGCTGGTCGATATTGTTGCCGTCGAAGCCGACGAAGCGCATCACCTGCTGGTCGTTGTCCGTCGTCGAGCCACAACTCCACAGCAATACGGCGAGCATTGCGGTTGTCGTCACGGCGCGATTGAATTGCATGTCATCCTCCTGATCACCGGTCGTACCTTACGCAGTCGCCTGCGCGGCAATAACGTCGGCGGCCAGCAGCTCGAAGCGGCTGCGCCCGACGGCTTCAACGCACACGAACTTCACCTTGCCGCCCGCAACCTTCTTGTCCGTCTCGATCGCCAACACGAGTGCCTGGCCCGCCGCGTCGGGCGGCACCGCCACGGGCAGCCCGGCCCGTGTCAGCAGCGTCACGATCCGCCGTACCGTTTCGTCGTCGCAGAACCCGCGGCTCCGCGAGACCCGCGCCGCGAAGGCCATGCCGATCGCCACCGCCTCGCCATGCAGGAACCGCCGGTAATCGGTCAGCGCCTCGATGGCGTGGCCGAGCGTATGACCGAAGTTGAGTATGGCTCGGTGATCGGCTTCCCGTTCGTCCCGCTCGACTACCGTTGCCTTCAATTCGCAACAACGGCGGACAATGGTGCGCAGCAGACCCTCGTCCCGGGCCATGACCCGGGCCAGCTCGGTTTCGACGAGGGCGAACAGCTCGGCGTCGAGGATGATTCCGTACTTGATGACCTCGGCGAGGCCGGCGAGGAACTCGCGTTTTGGCAGCGAGTGCAGCGCGGCGATGTCGCTGAGCACCAGTCGCGGTTGGTAGAAGGCTCCGATGAGGTTCTTTCCGGCGGGCAGGTTGACTCCCGTCTTCCCACCGACGCTCGAATCGACCTGTGCCAGCAGCGTGGTCGGCAGTTGAACGAACGGCACGCCGCGCAGGTACGTCGCCGCGACGAAGCCGGCCAGGTCGCCGATCACGCCGCCACCAAGGGCGAGCACCGGGGTCGAGCGGTCGGCGTGCGCCTCGATGAGCCGCTCGTATGCGAAAGCCACCCACGCGAGGTTCTTGTGCTCCTCGCCGTCGGGGATCTCGATCGCGGCGACACGGAATCCGGCCGTCGCGAGCGCCGCGGTGACGCGGGCCCGGAACAGCCCGCCGACGACCGGGTTGGAAATCACCACCGCCTGCCCCGGTCGGGTCACGGCGGCAAGCTGCGTTCCGACGTCGTCGAGAACGCCGGAGCCGATCACGATGTCGTAAGCGCGCTCGCCCAGACCCACCCTGACAGTAGCGGTCGCCGCATTCGCCGCCGGTCGCGATCTGGTCATGCGGCGTTCCCGTTCACTGCATGGCGGCGCAGGTAGGCGACGATCTCGTCGACCACCGCGTCAACGCTGCGGTGCGAGGTATCGATACAGAGATCGGCCCGCCCGTACGCATCGGCGCGCTCGGCCAGCAGGCGTGCGATGCGCACCCGTCGCGCTTCCGGGCCGAGGTCCCGAGGAACACCGTGGTTCACGCTACGTCCGAGGATGGTGTCGACGTCCGCCGTCAGGCAGATCACCGGGCCGGCATCGTGCATCAACGCCTCGTTGGCCGGGTCCATGATGGCGCTATCGCCGGTCGCAACCACCGTTCCGTCGTTGAGGACGGCGGCGAGGACCCGGCTTTCGAGTTCCTGAAAGAAGAATTCGCCCCGGGTCGCGAGGATCTTGGAGATCGACATACCGGCCGAGGCTTCGATGCGTTCGTCCGTATCGACGAAGGAAGTGCCCATGCGTTCGGCCAGACGCCTTCCAACGCTGGTCTTACCGGTACCCATGATCCCAGTGAGAACCACCACGCTCATCGTGTCGTGCGGTCCTTTCCGGCCCGTTCAGCCTTCCTTCCGAACGCCACGATGCTCCCACAGCCTTTCCGCCGTCGGCAGGCCGGTACCTCCGCCACCGACGATGCGAGGCGTCAGGAACACGAGGAGGTCTTCGCGGGTGCTCTTGGTGCTGTTGGTCCGGAACAGCCAGCCCAGTCCGGGGATATCGCGAAGGAACGGCACGCCGGTGACGGCGTCGCTCAGGTTATCTCGATAGATGCCGCCCAGAACGATCGTCTGCCCGTTCTTGACGAGGATATGGGAGTTCGCTTCGCGGCTGACTTCCGTGGGGATCTGGTCGACCTGTTGGGCGAAGTCGGCGGTGCTCGACTTGGCGAACATGTCGAGCAGCACGAAACCGTCGGATGACACCTGCGGTGTGACTACGAGGATTATACCGGTTTCGATCTTCTCGGTTGCCGTCGACTGGCCGCCGGCGGCGCCGCCGGCGCCGGTGTTGATGACCGTGCCGGTGGAAGGCAGCTTGACCCGGAGAATCCGCAGGCTCTTGATCGTGGCCGCAACGTTGTTCAGGGTCACCACTCGGGGTCGCGAGATGATGCGCGCCTTGCCCTCCTTCTCCAGGGCCGTCAGGCGGACATCGAGAGACTGGCTGCCATCGAGCGATCCCAGGGCGAGGGCGAGGGCCGTGCCCGAGCCCGGCACCACGCCGGCGGCAGGGAAATCGGCGATGAACGGCACTCCCCCGCCGCCGGTGCCGAGACCCGAGCCGCCGAGTCCGATCGCACCGGGGAAGTTGACTCCGGTGGAGCTGCCGACCGCGGGTCCGGCAAGGTAGCGATAGCCCCACTGCACGCCGAGGTCGCGGGCAAAGTCGGTGGTGGCTTCGACGATGCTCGATTCTATGAGCACCTGCGGAGTCTGCACATCGAGCTTACGCACCAGTTCGAGGGCGTTTTCGATACCGCGCCTGATATCGCGCACGATCAGCATGTTGGCGTACTCGTCGGAGAAGACGCTGCCCCGGCTCGACAGCACGCCGTCCTCCTGGCGCGCCCCGCGCGTGGTTTGCTGGCCGCGCGTGCGCGCGGCCGCGCCG from Candidatus Binatia bacterium includes these protein-coding regions:
- a CDS encoding Ig-like domain-containing protein, whose translation is MRRAIGRHTWASLMLAALVAACGGGGGSGSGGGSAGGASPTRAPSPTPPPSATRVASPSPTPQATSTPRPATVINQNTVYTSDGSITLAVDDVVVVNGETQEFQVTLLDRNDRPRANQPIYVSAGSGLQVLTPPDGKGFTDAGGVLNGTFRGVHDGASELLATATDFPGMTVPFVLIVRGSGGRTPTTTRTGTVGPTQTPTPQPCESLRTIILLADPINISGQSGGTVTVNAFAFDQNNLPVQNVNILFDVDPRISPFSPQVVATDNAGNAVSQLVLPPDTPFGQLKLTASACGISGTNTVNVVSGGSNKPVAAIVLEADPPSVGNEVGGTINLKASVFDADNNPINDIDVLFITSVGRVNPLVDRTKVVGSQGGVATSLVEVPVGVVALDTPYQVRATAGGVTGSASFYVVQGRVPPGGRIPGVPPGEPAEIVLGASPTRIQVSGSGGVTLSSVLGRVFDNGGNPLAGARVYYHVVSSQSAEGAVILPPPTGGTPAPTPAATTLCNPDDPSVLSDVAGFAVIQLRAGTGAGPVTVAACTDTTVYGVPKPLIEQQTVVTVTSGPVSRIGLAINSFFIDNNDGTLLATASAIVIDAHGNTVEDGTPVFFEMMLRRICSGGPRDGETCGSSTECDGGTCVEDPFDPARNVVVSSNTTTNALPPCDVSQFPVQTGIPVSSQPGDAITCIKYPIIQRGSEIRVRASAGGVVSSVGGTALTLPGVLNDLVARVVPPTISVSNAAEGIGVVRATISAANLQPVENVRLRFMTTVGSIDRSVLTDANGEANATLVIPPGTATGTGTVRVAGGGIQLENVEFSIKNTGGGTTPTPGSAQPAAIEFIGAQPQQIGVRGSGLPEQSVLTFRVTDSFGDPAAGMTVKFSLARVSTESLAPAQAVTDDNGEVKVTLTSGQRAISVQVTAYMDTPPLITRSTAVSILGGPPSQPNFSLTHEFANISGRVTFGLEDALVAFVADRFGNPVPPGTAVTFTTLGGAIGKQTPTNELGQAGGVLVSQAPVSDNGIVASLATTRGERPFVDTNGSGVCDEGDELLLISEPYYDENCDGVHQDGEQFVDLNFNGIWDLDQGSGTVSCSEPVVIFESICTTFSAHTRVLLLRSGSSTVPAGGSVDYTLIVSDNPDPIGSPGVGNPIVGGSTINVSVSGRRGRVLGISSFTLPDAQTNNVIVDGISRFFFTINDNSPTSTESSTDAVIVEIDSDVDSLPAGGNGSVTVQDAITFEAAPTPTPTIEPSATPVPSATPVPPTPAVVPTQAALRAGTGAPPTSCNGVSQTFIVSGGAPPFTIAAGGGCLSATSVPTSGGSVTFTAGDLPGNYTLTVSDALGRTASAGVTVEGPATPTPTVTEPPVATPTVTPTPRPTPGAAFIRLDLFVNQRSDNGDGSFTSVIGALVTDVNGVAIGDGVAVEFSLVSPVAGVSVTSPGLSHQPPPCTVNFTVVPQPGDALSCIKYIQSLQGTSVSVRARVQTASGGTLEDVRPILLPDNRPTPTASFTPVPATETPTRTPTATPAAANIRVALFVNQASNNGDGTFSSVISALVTDSTGAAVQNGIPVQFSLVSPVPGVSVTSPGLTGAGAPCTLGFPVVAQPGDALSCIKYDQALSLTSVTVRAEVSTGSGTVSNTQALVLPDLRPTATGTKTATPSPTQTPTNTETFTPTHTFTPTMTPTRTATATPVAAHIQVALFVNQASNNGDGTFSSVISALVTDSTGAAVPNDVPVQFSLVAPVPAGVSVTSPGLTGRAQPCTLAFPVVPQPGDALSCVKYNAALGGTTVTVRATVSTGSGTISDTQAIVLPDMRPTPTGTKTSTPTFTPTPTNTPTFTPTPTNTPTVTPTQTPTPSTTPTATPAAASIVVALFVNQASNNGDGTLSSVISALVTTSTGSVVPNGIPVQFSLVPPVPGVSVTSPGFTGQGAPCQLGFPVVPQPGDALSCIKFSQAQQGATVTVRATVATAGGGSIFDDATIVLPDLRPTPTPTNSVPPTITNTPTSTPTLPPGAATFTPTATATAPAGSVQFLGAVPPTIGVRGSGLPEQSTLTFRVTNTIGQPIPGIAVQFVLSGTGSETLNPSSATTDASGDASTTVTSGIQASSVRVVATVISNPSISGQSTAVSILGAPPAFNSFSVASAKQNIAGRLQSGLQDTVSAFVNDRFGNAVPPGTAVSFITNAASVVSPTTTDASGIATATLLSEGIFTPTGIVTVMAYTRGEESFVDNNGNGIFDTGVDLILTDDEPEPYIDFRPYPPLDAACPIAPPSPLCNDMFNVNTQFERFIDLNADGIWDAQGTTLVWDNNMVVFDKTWVTFSGPLQAVTVDSCSSPPCNPFNIPNGGSMTFTINVHDDLRNPIVGGSTINVTATVGTLAGGSITVPDVQSFNQLVLGATQFQFVLSDPDPTTTQATPTTVSVTIQSVNGNGTFIVATGTVN
- the aroB gene encoding 3-dehydroquinate synthase yields the protein MTRSRPAANAATATVRVGLGERAYDIVIGSGVLDDVGTQLAAVTRPGQAVVISNPVVGGLFRARVTAALATAGFRVAAIEIPDGEEHKNLAWVAFAYERLIEAHADRSTPVLALGGGVIGDLAGFVAATYLRGVPFVQLPTTLLAQVDSSVGGKTGVNLPAGKNLIGAFYQPRLVLSDIAALHSLPKREFLAGLAEVIKYGIILDAELFALVETELARVMARDEGLLRTIVRRCCELKATVVERDEREADHRAILNFGHTLGHAIEALTDYRRFLHGEAVAIGMAFAARVSRSRGFCDDETVRRIVTLLTRAGLPVAVPPDAAGQALVLAIETDKKVAGGKVKFVCVEAVGRSRFELLAADVIAAQATA
- a CDS encoding shikimate kinase (catalyzes the formation of shikimate 3-phosphate from shikimate in aromatic amino acid biosynthesis), which produces MSVVVLTGIMGTGKTSVGRRLAERMGTSFVDTDERIEASAGMSISKILATRGEFFFQELESRVLAAVLNDGTVVATGDSAIMDPANEALMHDAGPVICLTADVDTILGRSVNHGVPRDLGPEARRVRIARLLAERADAYGRADLCIDTSHRSVDAVVDEIVAYLRRHAVNGNAA
- the pilQ gene encoding type IV pilus secretin PilQ, producing the protein MPDGATAGDAVAADVQRTVATAPIGVREIKLIDDNGQQGLFTKLSGPPAALTHFTMTQPPRVVIDIAGAAGVTAAPEATYAADNPVVESVRVAGRDGSIRLTVNLRGDTVPSYTVSDLNETVVAFFGEPGGGSAPVAEQVLLAPRAEDVAPRTAARPRPAPPPVPRRRPAPPPVERSGAPGDFAAAEPVDAPSPRPTPKLYYGQHVSLDFKDADVNNVLRLLAEVSRLNIVATDDVKGRVTLRLFDVPWDQALDILLQVLNLESVHEGDVIRISTVKRLREEREEQARAQEAQKAVEPLEVEYIRVNYAKASKLAELISGAAARTRGQQTTRGARQEDGVLSSRGSVFSDEYANMLIVRDIRRGIENALELVRKLDVQTPQVLIESSIVEATTDFARDLGVQWGYRYLAGPAVGSSTGVNFPGAIGLGGSGLGTGGGGVPFIADFPAAGVVPGSGTALALALGSLDGSQSLDVRLTALEKEGKARIISRPRVVTLNNVAATIKSLRILRVKLPSTGTVINTGAGGAAGGQSTATEKIETGIILVVTPQVSSDGFVLLDMFAKSSTADFAQQVDQIPTEVSREANSHILVKNGQTIVLGGIYRDNLSDAVTGVPFLRDIPGLGWLFRTNSTKSTREDLLVFLTPRIVGGGGTGLPTAERLWEHRGVRKEG